A portion of the Corynebacterium rouxii genome contains these proteins:
- a CDS encoding peptidylprolyl isomerase — MMNGMTLKTATAILHTNRGDVSIELFGNHAPKTVENFVTLANGTAEYKTENASGTNEGPFYDGAVFHRVIDGFMIQGGDPTGTGRGGPGYMFADEFHPELQFDRPFLLAMANAGPGTNGSQFFITVVPTPHLNNHHTIFGEVTDAASQKVVLDIAQTATDRMDRPVEPVVIESVEITE; from the coding sequence ATGATGAATGGCATGACTTTGAAGACCGCTACTGCGATTCTGCACACCAACCGTGGTGACGTTTCCATCGAGTTGTTTGGCAACCATGCGCCAAAGACCGTCGAAAACTTTGTCACCTTGGCAAACGGTACCGCTGAGTACAAGACCGAAAACGCTTCCGGCACCAACGAGGGCCCTTTCTACGATGGCGCAGTGTTCCACCGCGTTATTGACGGCTTCATGATCCAGGGTGGCGACCCAACCGGCACCGGTCGTGGCGGCCCAGGCTACATGTTTGCTGATGAGTTCCACCCTGAGCTCCAGTTCGATCGCCCATTCCTGCTGGCTATGGCGAATGCCGGCCCAGGAACCAATGGCTCCCAGTTCTTTATCACCGTGGTACCAACCCCACACTTGAACAACCACCACACCATCTTTGGTGAGGTCACCGATGCAGCTTCTCAGAAGGTTGTTCTTGACATTGCTCAGACTGCAACCGATCGTATGGATCGCCCAGTTGAGCCAGTGGTTATCGAGTCCGTCGAAATCACCGAATAA
- a CDS encoding substrate-binding domain-containing protein translates to MKSIKKTLKAAAAAVAALVTVTACSATGGAPRASDNPNGQAGGVDTPRYTVAMITHGAPGDTFWDLVRKGAEDAARKNNIELRYSSDPEAPNQANLVQNAIDSRVDGIAVTLPNADAIGPAARKAADKKIPIVALNAGMDAYQKYNISAFFGQEEKVAGTLAGERLAKDGARHALCVIHEQGNSSQEARCAGVKQGMGGNVETLYVNGKDLTSVQATVQAKLSQDKSIDWVMGLQAPVAMTSAEAVKNAGSAAKVATFDTNAQLVDAISSGAIAWAVDQQPYMQGYLAVDSIWLAHRNGSTMGGGRPVYTGPSFVDSSNVEAISEAAKAGLR, encoded by the coding sequence GTGAAAAGTATAAAGAAGACCCTCAAAGCCGCCGCAGCTGCTGTGGCAGCCCTTGTCACTGTCACTGCATGTTCCGCTACCGGCGGTGCCCCGAGGGCTTCTGACAATCCCAACGGCCAAGCAGGGGGCGTGGATACTCCACGCTATACCGTTGCGATGATTACCCATGGCGCGCCGGGTGATACCTTCTGGGATTTGGTGCGCAAGGGGGCGGAGGATGCGGCTCGTAAAAATAACATTGAGCTGCGGTATTCTTCGGATCCTGAGGCTCCTAATCAGGCGAATCTTGTACAAAATGCAATTGATTCCCGTGTTGATGGCATTGCGGTGACGTTGCCTAATGCGGATGCGATTGGTCCGGCGGCGCGCAAGGCTGCGGATAAGAAGATCCCGATTGTGGCTCTGAACGCTGGTATGGATGCCTATCAGAAGTACAACATCAGTGCGTTTTTTGGCCAGGAGGAAAAGGTTGCTGGCACGTTGGCTGGTGAGCGTTTGGCTAAGGATGGTGCTCGTCATGCGTTGTGTGTGATCCATGAGCAGGGCAATTCTTCGCAGGAGGCGCGTTGTGCTGGTGTGAAGCAGGGCATGGGCGGCAACGTGGAGACGTTGTACGTCAATGGCAAGGATCTTACGAGTGTGCAGGCGACTGTGCAGGCGAAGTTGTCGCAGGATAAGAGCATTGATTGGGTGATGGGTCTGCAAGCTCCGGTTGCGATGACCAGCGCGGAGGCTGTGAAGAACGCGGGCAGTGCAGCGAAGGTGGCTACGTTTGATACCAACGCCCAGCTTGTCGACGCCATCTCTTCGGGTGCGATTGCGTGGGCTGTGGATCAGCAGCCGTATATGCAGGGTTATTTGGCTGTGGATTCGATTTGGTTGGCGCATCGTAATGGTTCGACGATGGGTGGTGGTCGTCCGGTGTACACGGGTCCAAGTTTTGTGGATAGCTCCAATGTGGAGGCGATTTCTGAGGCTGCGAAGGCGGGTCTGCGATGA
- a CDS encoding IS3 family transposase: MSKKRCSPDNSACEGLFGRMKNEMFYGRKWPHCDELERAIHEYVGFYNEHRIKLEFGRVGIVTIVIAGIFSLLGYMKISYAFLAMATIDLLVTVLYHPNKFKDAKDSKKAKIISYLSIVSGVIFIYATGNWIGLLLVSGGIHDLLFGENSIFKKTKDLKRYPNQKR; the protein is encoded by the coding sequence ATGTCGAAGAAGAGATGTTCACCCGACAATTCAGCGTGCGAGGGATTGTTCGGCAGAATGAAAAATGAGATGTTCTATGGGCGTAAGTGGCCCCATTGTGATGAGTTAGAGCGAGCAATTCATGAATATGTTGGCTTCTATAACGAGCATAGAATCAAGCTTGAGTTTGGTCGCGTAGGTATCGTCACAATAGTTATTGCTGGAATATTTTCATTGCTGGGTTACATGAAAATTTCTTATGCTTTCCTAGCTATGGCAACTATAGATCTTCTGGTTACAGTGCTGTACCATCCTAATAAATTTAAAGATGCAAAAGATAGTAAAAAGGCAAAAATCATTAGCTATCTAAGCATCGTCAGTGGAGTTATTTTTATCTATGCAACCGGAAATTGGATAGGACTCTTGCTGGTCTCGGGAGGAATCCACGATTTGCTGTTCGGGGAGAATTCGATCTTCAAAAAAACAAAAGACTTAAAGAGATATCCGAATCAAAAACGCTAA
- a CDS encoding ABC transporter permease — MSSVSADDRLRRRTGFSALIRRPELASLLGAIAIFVLFMVLAPSFRSLESFSTVLYASSTIGIVAVAVGMLMIGAEFDLSSGVAVTSTALAATMLNYNFHLNSWVGAGISLVFALGIGAWNGFLVTRTGIDSFLITLAGFLGLQGLNLAITKWVTGQVATPIISDMEGFGSARVVFAGTIHVGSVSIRATVLWWIFFVVIGSWLLFKTRFGNWIFAVGGDADAARASGVPVDRVKIILFMFVGFAAWFVGMHNLFAFDSIQAGQGVGNEFLYIIAAVIGGCAMTGGRGTIIGTAIGALIFGMTNQGIVYAGWNPDWFKFFLGAMLLFAVLTNTSFASLTKGRR; from the coding sequence ATGAGTTCTGTTTCTGCTGATGATCGACTTCGTCGTCGTACTGGTTTTTCTGCGCTGATTCGTCGCCCTGAGTTGGCGAGTTTGCTGGGCGCTATCGCTATTTTCGTGCTGTTCATGGTGTTGGCACCGTCGTTTCGCTCGTTGGAATCGTTTTCCACGGTGTTGTACGCAAGTTCCACTATCGGCATTGTTGCGGTAGCGGTGGGCATGCTGATGATCGGCGCGGAGTTTGATTTGTCTTCGGGTGTGGCGGTGACGAGCACTGCGTTGGCGGCCACGATGCTGAACTACAATTTCCACCTGAATAGTTGGGTGGGTGCTGGTATTTCGCTGGTGTTTGCGCTGGGTATTGGTGCGTGGAATGGTTTTCTGGTCACGCGTACTGGCATTGATAGTTTCTTGATTACTCTGGCAGGTTTTTTGGGTTTGCAGGGTTTGAATTTGGCGATCACTAAGTGGGTGACGGGCCAGGTTGCTACTCCGATTATTTCTGACATGGAGGGTTTTGGTTCTGCGCGCGTGGTGTTTGCTGGCACGATTCATGTGGGATCGGTGTCGATTCGTGCCACGGTGTTGTGGTGGATTTTCTTCGTCGTGATCGGTTCGTGGTTGTTGTTTAAAACTCGGTTTGGCAACTGGATTTTTGCGGTGGGGGGCGACGCTGATGCTGCTCGTGCTTCGGGTGTTCCGGTGGATCGCGTAAAAATTATTCTGTTTATGTTTGTTGGTTTTGCGGCGTGGTTTGTGGGCATGCACAATCTTTTCGCTTTTGATTCGATTCAGGCTGGCCAGGGCGTGGGTAATGAGTTTTTGTACATCATTGCTGCGGTTATTGGTGGCTGCGCGATGACGGGTGGCCGTGGAACGATTATTGGTACGGCGATTGGTGCTTTGATTTTCGGTATGACTAATCAGGGCATTGTGTACGCGGGGTGGAATCCGGATTGGTTTAAGTTCTTCCTTGGTGCCATGTTGTTGTTTGCGGTGTTGACTAATACGTCGTTTGCTAGTTTGACCAAGGGGAGGCGCTAA
- a CDS encoding ATP-binding cassette domain-containing protein — protein MSEIIALRDVTKSYGSFDALRGVSLSISTGEVLCVLGDNGAGKSTLIKILSGIHKPTSGEMLIDATPTVFNGPRDALNHGIATVHQNLAVVGHMSVWRNFFLGQELTGFLGRLREDEMRRITQEQLAAMGIDLPDVDVEVESLSGGQRQVVAIARAVYFGARVIILDEPTAALGVKQSGMVLRFVAAAREKGIGVVLITHNPHHAYLVGDHFTILNLGNQILDADRSNVTLEELTQHMAGGGELEALSHELRR, from the coding sequence ATGTCTGAGATTATTGCGTTGCGGGATGTGACCAAATCCTATGGCAGTTTTGATGCGCTGCGCGGGGTGTCGCTTTCAATTTCCACAGGCGAGGTCCTGTGTGTGTTGGGTGATAATGGTGCCGGAAAATCTACGCTGATTAAGATTTTGTCGGGTATTCATAAGCCCACGAGTGGCGAGATGCTTATCGACGCCACCCCGACGGTGTTCAATGGTCCGAGGGATGCTTTGAATCATGGCATTGCTACGGTGCACCAGAACCTGGCGGTGGTGGGACACATGTCGGTGTGGCGCAATTTCTTTTTGGGCCAGGAGTTGACGGGGTTTTTAGGTCGGCTGCGTGAAGATGAGATGCGGCGTATTACCCAGGAACAGTTGGCTGCTATGGGTATTGATCTTCCTGATGTGGATGTGGAAGTGGAGTCGTTGTCTGGTGGTCAGCGCCAGGTGGTGGCGATTGCCCGTGCGGTTTATTTTGGCGCCCGTGTGATTATTCTTGACGAGCCCACGGCTGCTCTTGGTGTGAAGCAATCCGGTATGGTGTTGCGCTTTGTAGCGGCTGCTCGTGAAAAAGGTATTGGTGTTGTTCTTATTACGCACAACCCCCATCATGCGTATCTTGTGGGCGATCACTTCACGATCTTGAATCTGGGTAATCAGATTCTGGATGCTGATCGCAGCAACGTGACTCTTGAGGAGCTCACTCAGCACATGGCTGGCGGTGGCGAGCTAGAAGCACTGAGCCACGAACTGCGCCGATAA
- a CDS encoding integrase core domain-containing protein, producing the protein MGQPSWVPFESTSTYPRKDDTLKTEMYYGEYFASVDEFYRAVDDYIFWYNNARLQQRFKGLTPMHYRNQTLEGPNRLELNQSNLWGLVQ; encoded by the coding sequence ATAGGGCAACCATCATGGGTACCTTTCGAATCAACTTCTACCTATCCTCGAAAGGACGACACCCTCAAGACCGAAATGTACTATGGCGAGTACTTCGCCAGTGTTGATGAGTTTTACAGGGCCGTAGATGATTACATCTTCTGGTACAACAACGCCCGGCTACAACAACGGTTCAAGGGCCTGACTCCGATGCACTACCGGAATCAGACCCTTGAAGGCCCTAACCGCCTAGAATTAAACCAGTCCAACCTCTGGGGGCTAGTTCAGTAA